tccttGTTGAAGTGCCTTGTACAACTGTTCAATAAGCAATGTATGATCATTGTATGAGCTCATATCACCTCCTCCATTGTGTTTGCTTAAGTGTTTCTAAAATTAATTCAAAGGATGTGGCCATAACAgacaagaccaacatttattgcccattcttaaatACGCTTGATGTAAGggtgctggtgttgcactggggtggacaaaatcagaagtcacacgacaccaggttatatgcCAACAAGTTTGTTTGAAGTCATCAGCTTTTGgggtgctgctcctccatcaagTGCTTCACCTGgcaaaggagcagctctctgaaaacttgtgatttcaaataaacctgttggacaataacctgttgGAGTGTGACTTCATGAGACATTAAATACGCTTGAAAGGCATATGGTCAGCCAATTTTTGAGCCACTTCTTTTTTATAATCACACTTGTCATACAGTTCCATCGACCTTTTCAGAAGACTGTTAGGAAACAATCACATCACCGTGGGTCAGGAGTCTTTTGTAAGCTAGACCAggaaggatggcagatgtccttctgtGAAGAGCATGTGTGAGCTACAGGTATTTGTGACAGTCCAATAGTTTCCTGGTCACCACCAGTAGTGCTAACTTTCACTTCAATTGAtttgactgaatttaaattctgcagtTACTTTGATAGAATTTGAACTAATACCCTTAAATCATTGGATCATTAGTCCAGAAATCACAGCGTTACTGTGCCTCCCTACATATTACAAGGCTTGTTTTCTTATTATTGTGACAAAGGCTTTGCCCATAGCTTCAGTTTGTTGTCATTGGTGTGGTGGAAGAAATGCTGTAAAAGATGCAGCAGCATTTTTGCCCACATATGAAAagaactggaatcaatgttgcTTTCCATTACAATTGTGTTATGGGAAAATCAACAAATTGTTGAGAGTCACAGTGATCAATAAATGAAATTGACTGGTCAAGGAAACCGAACTGTGTAGGATTGACAACTTCAGGAGGGATCTGGATATGCAAATTGTTAGATCATTAATTGCTTACAGGCCTCTTTTTTGATTGCATATTCCACATTAACgcttaactctattttcctgatGCTGATGCTATTCCATTTAACACCAGAAAAAAGTCTTTGTTTTTGATTCGAGTGAAATATGAAATCAATTTAGAAAGCTATATAATTGTTTTTTGTATGTTTTCATTTGTAGGAATTCCAATAAGGACAACCCTGGATAACTCCACCACAGTGCAATATGCAGGCCTGTTCCATCAACTTGCCATGAAAGCCAGAAGCACTGTCCGAGATATTGATCCACAGAATGATTTGACTTTCTTACGGGTCCGATCAAAAAAACATGAGATAATGGTTGCTCCAGGTAAAGCTGTTTGATTGTCAGAGTGAAATTGGTTATTTCCTTGAGTGGAGATCCACATTAAGAGCACTGTATCTTTGGGTAAAATTGCCAAAGGGAACAGTTTTAGGTGAAGTCTGGACAGAAATTTCGTTCCTACTTCTCTCTAGGACTCCATCTTGcttcttccccccccaccccccctctatatgtcttattttaaaaaaatgtattttctagCTGGAGGCAAAGAGCTTTCCTCATTGACTCAACTTGATTCAAAAGAGTTAGTGAATTAGTCAGGGTAACATTTTGATTCCATGAATCAGTGTCAGGtgatataaaaatattttcaaatcagcagtgaaaaatcaattTGGGAATCACTTGATTCTCTATGACACACCCCAAACATatcaacttcttaaaaaaaagggcAGTGTTGGACCACCATTAGAAATGTCTGGAGTGAGTAGAGGAAATAGCTTATTCATGCAATTCCTTGATGGTTTTATGAAGCAATATTGGCATGGATATATGGGAGCAGTTTCAGCTGAAATGATACGTTCTCCGGACAGACCAACAGTAAGAAAGGGGCAAAATTAAAACTCaataggtctagcagcatctgtggagacagaaatattgttaatatttcaagtccaaatgCTCCTTTTCAGGTCATTCAATGCAAATGTTAACTgtatttctgtctccacagattctgtcagatctgttgagtttctccagctcctACTATTTTTAATTCCGATCATcaccatctgcagtattttgcttttataagagacaaaattattttaaaataaggaatTTAAAAATCCTCACCAAAGCAgaatatattttatacatttccataaatatattacatcacactgtgcAATAATGTGTTTTATTTTGGGCTGTAATTATTTGGACCTTGATATATTTTCTTGCTAAAAGGCAAGATGCTTCTTAGGGTGAACTATTAAAGTTGATTGCCTATTATAATGTTCCTCATTAAGTCTAATACTTATAACAATTTTTCTGTAAGTATAATGTGTGCTATGTGACTAACTTCAGAATATTCATTTAAGCCAAGAAGATCAGACTAACTCATTACTTCAGCACTGCACTCAGAGATTATTGGGCCTTGATTACTAATGAAGTAAATTGTGCTTTACAATTTTCTAGTCAGTGTGCTGTGGATAAGTGGCCATTTATCAAATTATCAGCATTGAGACGTTTTAAAAATCTGCTATTTAAGAAACTAAGAAATTTCAGTTTTTCTGGCAAATTGATGCAAATGTGCATTGGGAAGAATAGCATGCTATGATAGTATGCTGTACCTTTAACTTAATTGTGCTGAGCAAACTGTTGGTGAAATCTGGTGTCTACTCACATGGAGTTAAACAGTGAAATACACAAGTTGTCATCAGTGATTCTATGCTTCTCTAAGGAGAGAACCTTCAGTGATGGAGTAAACTCAAATTGATGTAGTGGTGTGAACTTGAGCTGATTAGCCACTTAGGAATTAAAATTGACAGTCTTAGAGCTTGTTTGAAGTGGCAATATTTAATACAGATAAgatactttttattcattcagtggatgtgggtgtcactggccaggctaaTATTAGTGTGCATCTTCTTGAGAAGATATTACCTTCTTGAATTTCTACAGTCTTTATTTCATATGAAATAAGTATGCACAATAAAGTAAAAATCCAGGTATCACATTTTATCAATCttttcacatttttcaatttttaattttttttcatattttgttcACACCTGTGACTTGTTCCATTTTTTTTCATGAGCTGGCATTGCTTAAAGAGAGAGCctgtgaaagaaaacagaaatgtcTTTTGCACTGTTGGCCCCATAATGGTATGCGATATAGATAATGGAGTCCAGAGGTAAACAACAATAATTAGTCATTGGAAACCCATCCATAACTTCACCAGATGGAACCTTTATCCACTCCAGTGAGTGTAGAGAAAGAGGCTGTAGTTTGAAATGAACAATTGTGTTTGAGCAGACTATGTTTTAGTATAGAGTGAATTGGCTGATGAAGTGTTAGAAGACATTTAGCCATGATCTATGTCCTGTTCAATCTTGTCAGTGGCAGCATTTCATGCACAACGGTCATTTTGTCAGACAATGGTAACACCCAAACCCAACAGAAGACTACATTCACCAGATCAGCAATGTCATGTTCCAAGGAGGTGAGTTTGTCAAATTTGAGATCTTCACAGTAAAGGAAGACACTTATCAAATTTCTTGGAATTGCCAACTTCCCCAGAGTTTTGGGGAACCCATTTCGTATTGAAGGCACCCAATAATACATCTGTTACGTACGCAACCAGgaaatttgttttattaaatatGATGCCCCTTTGTGATGTTTGGCCATGGATTCTAAATTCAGTGCTGAATCTCTGGCTGATGGCACCTAGTATGACCAGTAATGAAGCACCAGAAAAATATAGTCATTGTTAGTGCTGAAATCAACTTCTAGAGGTACTGCAGCTGTTTGAAATTCCTCAGTACCCATCAGTTCAGACCTATCCACCACATTTCCTTCCACAGCCTCTGTGGTGACTGCTAGATAAAGACAATGATACGTGTCTCGCATAGAGCCAACGGGTGcaggaaaaggtgaggtgatgAACTGTGATTTTTCACAGTGAAGCATTTTCACTCACCATCTGCCCAATCTTATATTAGGAACCCTGTGGGTAGAGAAGTAATGATGTATTTTCCTCTTCTCTTTATCTGAGTGTGCCTTGTCTTCTTTCTCCAGTTAGACACCTTTCTTCCTCCTCTGGCTCACCGATCATGTTACCTTGCTCTGCACTTTGAACAAAATATCCTGTtcgggaaaagctcagcaggtctggcagcatctgtggagagacatcagagttaacgttttgggtcactcaactcaatatgttaactctggtttcttctcacagatgctgccagacctgctgacctcttccagcaatttctgtatttgtttctgatttacaatgtCCACGGTTCTCTTGGTCTTTACACCCTCTTCATGTTCTGTTTCAACTACTGCACCTGTTGACGTCTCCATCAGCAGTGTATGTATCCAAAGCCAGCAGTCcactgaagaaaggaagaaatttaTATTAGGGAAGGGTGTTCAAGCGGCATTTAACAGGAGCTTCCATGCTGTTTGTGCATCCTCATCATTTTTACCTATTCatactttttttaaacttgcagCTGACCATAAGTACCTCTTCTCCTTCCAATGTCTGCTTTGACAGCAGGCTATCAAAAGACAATTAGGAACTGTCGTGGAATTTCTTTGAAGCTAGCTAACCTCCTATGGTGAGATAACACCGCAACCACTCATGGACAACTCTCATAAACTAAATGGCATTTTACTCTACACAGACATGGAAAATCAATATTAGTTTGTGCTTATTTGTTGGTTTGACAGAGACTACTAAGGTGCCTTGGAGACAGGGCATGATTCACTAATTGTAATTTCACACCTCTAATCTATAAAAGGTCTTTGAGTTGTTAACAAGACCTGTCCACAAAGGCGATTGAATTTTACAACCAGTTTACTTTAGTTTGAATTCTGACTACCCCACTCGTAAACAATGCTCTTCACTATTCATTGTAgcagtgattttaaaaattaaaactgtaAATCTAACGTTTCAAATAATTGTACAAATCTTACCAGATCAGGTTCAATCTTCGTTTTCTTATATTGCTAAATGCATCATGCAACAAACTACAAGCAGTCAGGTGCTGAGCTACTCTCTTCTACCAAAATAACTTTTCATGATGTCCTAGGCTTCTTGTTCTTCAGAAACTCCAATACCAAGTCTCCATCTCCAGCATAACCAAAGTTTTGATACCTCGtatgcttttatttttctttcatttgaatgATTAGctttataaaataattatttcctTTGGATACCTTTTGAAAACAATTTTTGTTACTTTCATCTTTATTCAAtaaatgatttaatttttttctttaaacaatgcATACCTCTCAAGAATCCTGAATTTGTGGGCATGTCTTATTTTCCTGTCTGTCTTCAGGATATATGGCTACATTGGTCTGACACTTACAAGAACTTTAAGGAAGGCTGTTCAGCTTGATGTTAaagaattcacacacacacttgttTTTCTCCTTCTATCACAAGGATAACTAGAGtttactgatttggagatgccgctgttggactggggtgtacaaagttaaaaatcacacaacaccaggttatagtccaacaggtttaattggaggcgcacccctagctttcagagagtcgttccttcatcaggtggtagtggagggctcaatcctaacacagaatttatagcaaacatttacagtgtgatgtaactgaaattatacattgaaaaattgattgcctgttaagcctttcatctgttagaataccatgacagtttcacttctttcatgtgtaaatcacaaaaccgtttttaaaaaagttgccttCTCAGGTTAGCTAACCTGAGAacgcaactttttttaaaaaaaagtttttgattaaacagacaatcaatttttcaatgtataatttcagtcacatcgcattgtaaatttttgctataaattctgtgtgttacgattgagccctccactgccacctgatgaaggagcgtcgctccaaaagctagtgtgcttccaattaaacctgttggactataacctggtgttgtgtaatttttaactagaGTTTACTGGGCAGTTTTCTTTGACATCATTGGCAGCATTTGCCACCAATTGCAAAatttggccattttaaattaaaaGGACAACTCATGCATTTCATTCCGATTGTAGTCAATTTCTTAAATAATTTGTGAAAGAACTCTCGACATAATCCATCATTATTTATTAAAGCACTAGTAATTGTATAAGAGTACTTATTCAACAGGGTAACAGGAGTTTGCATCTGGATTTACGATCAGTTTTAACTGTGGGTGTGAATGTTTTTGTTATCACAAGTAAATCTGCTGTGAAATTACTCCGGAATGGTTCAAATTTAAATTACTTGGAGTGTCATAACTTATAAAGTAACACT
This genomic window from Chiloscyllium plagiosum isolate BGI_BamShark_2017 chromosome 17, ASM401019v2, whole genome shotgun sequence contains:
- the LOC122558226 gene encoding dynein light chain roadblock-type 2 gives rise to the protein MSEVEETLKRIQSHKGVIGTIVVNSEGIPIRTTLDNSTTVQYAGLFHQLAMKARSTVRDIDPQNDLTFLRVRSKKHEIMVAPDKEYLLIVIQNPSE